One part of the Plasmodium yoelii strain 17X genome assembly, chromosome: 13 genome encodes these proteins:
- a CDS encoding mitochondrial ribosomal protein S14 precursor, putative, whose translation MAARDPGPYLNQVPLGFPSYNRNVYRDILARRAFMESEVNTRIYKNIFENLGFKGHIRINNKVGINRIRMRCIQGGYSRGIYKFTRMAKMAFFQTAREGWLKKYGYRPDLFR comes from the exons ATGGCAGCGCGAGACCCAGGACCATATTTAAATCAAGTACCTTTAGGATTCCCAAGTTATAACAGAAATGTTTATAGAGATATTTTAGCAAGACGAGCTTTTATGGAATCTGAAGTAAATACTagaatttataaaaacatTTTCGAAAATTTGGGATTTAAAGGACATATAAGAATAAACAATAAA gTAGGAATTAACCGAATACGTATGAGGTGTATACAAGGAGGCTATTCACGaggaatttataaatttactaGAATGGCAAAAATGGCATTTTTTCAAACAGCTAGAGAAGGTtggttaaaaaaatatggttaTAGACCTGACTTGTtcagataa
- a CDS encoding inner membrane complex protein, putative — protein sequence MNIFNKSTCLACNSCKCSCDEKHDFKITQRTYTYNELDDLCTRENPTTFPCIPTERIILNSNGSSQLYYHQIDNEFYAKNILHDVPLISYAQGPFFEKINYGDNKKYSLPTLTYVSDPIYIRRTQKCAISKIADCVCPQECKCD from the exons atgaatatatttaacaaGTCTACATGCTTAGCATGTAATTCATGTAAATGTTCTTGTg atgAAAAACACGACTTTAAAATTACTCAAAGGACATATACTTACAATGAATTAGACGATCTTTGTACCAGAGAAAATCCAACCACATTTCCATGCATTCCAACTGAgcgtattattttaaattcaaatggAAGTTCACAATTATACTATCATCAAATAGACAATGAGTTttatgcaaaaaatatactacATGATGTTCCTTTAATAAGTTATGCTCAAGGGCCATTTTTtgagaaaataaattatggagataataaaaaatatagtttacCAACTTTAACTTATGTAAGTGAtccaatatatataagacGCACACAAAAATGTGCTATATCGAAAATAGCTGATTGTGTATGCCCTCAAGAATGCAAATGTGATTGA
- a CDS encoding calponin homology domain-containing protein, putative: MNNEMKIGKEELVEWVKNVLKRKNFNFNDLKNGDIYLELFEYIWPHAMKKYKGCIFVNPINDIDKKKNWNVIKTILNNVNIDINFINYDEICKNSFIECYQSLIILYFLYSLVKNKECNFTLAYPINKELTNFMSNEKPLNCLVNCKSVKLSECVIKNKQYSQIDNMVDNKIDNLYTNHINCINELNFKNKKTEKNILDSNIFPKNYINNKSQINSSSIINDDFMYSQNTESPKSFYSQKFKKKKKKNDNYTIENKIKEKCVTELDENYSLHKTKQNNKYNKNLFFYNSLKNFEKNSDYIKSSTVSNVSSSSEKSESISEKSANNHIKTKSSLLLDKIYYNEKKENEKKINPLHNFYDREKIPKSNFFKYFNIEENINEENKNDENKNDENKNEENKNEENKNEENKNNNLILQELEPPFQTSTESSKFSSISNVEKEKKKNYKIDASSQTNENDILDIFLNINEMNNFENIWTKNNKNKNQNQNQNNNDGEKIKSDYFIEYLKRQIKIYKKELDIKINELELEKKIHEKKIKDINETHNVDLLNLKEKYNNEILYLKNENIENLISIKKKYERKLNNIEDDLLLDLDVLIFENHNVIDTFENYKNNEPKTRINKQLNGFYMHSDAENSFDSENFEPSGNKNGDKNGDTKIMNNNIAEVNRNIQLSIKKIKNLVLEKNKENRENNEYINNKIVNLKNIIKNNNLEKIKNYDNLEQNKKIFQQLLKYIEDIITKNEVIFSNTDNEESCLKKIKNAIYNIIKNKKYEIKNDEICKLLDKSHITRLIIHIIYFLAKEHIKTQNIKLNIIKNISLKDYTNDEINIDKKIKIFETVEKEKDNIFNSEQINIQNRDTTIIPSNEIIKYEKEIEKYEKIKNLEKKNKKLLSINEYYKKKLEHTEIWKKSIGNFKKKISHENNDSIVEPPNGQSGKSGQSELNGSGGSGGSGGNGPNCLDSIRPNFAEFPKFYLKIFEEENENDAELMFLLKKLDRCDNEPDEFKIFGEDTTEMYKKINKLDEGRNEIFDTDNIFLKKNKIETEKITGTDHVSVGNASGDNASVGNASGDNGWLLDCKNKNSEKIKKKLTYLFWKMLGDIYKYRNIIREAFNYVNNLNKQFNDYILENDERFKTSNTYFEIFNQKNINFYLSDKYKLRKKIGIEKLNANIYKNKYIDILNKYQQEKNKYIFLTNSCHENESIKYKYTINQLKDVYFNLKKYQIRETKWNQLTKLLATQINAPSTRIEQMIKDVWIEILATNNLENEIDNDVDEIYINKKTKNIKNKISNYTLVKKQTTYQNLQHIEQKQNEKNNDTYLISLLENTTQKMSILKDRDVQKKDKIKTTKLVKIPEKITNNNKDGLKNEENNKKKSFLKIDNYNDQLNYYKYDFNTCLHKIKNNKICESYSESEQDDSEIYNDINLPNLEQSLDDDSQNKNQFIENGKLDIYNNEDNINESNDDLVSLNEEKKKKKKNIIFLLSKMAKESCIMFQNILKIKEEELKEKEEKIIYLEQEILELKQQNINEQNNFQHLEDEQTNFKNQLSLLKNSIKYLNDQILLLNKEKLHLQISCLEKEKELEFIISNYKNTFNKIKENIQNYPLIIYLLENLDKINNSQNKLKDVKSQEIKDIADEEDVQSFFQTEQNENKETDNIRNKFECLNSIEEKEMNSDKVKNNTKDSKILVDFQNFQNFQNFQNIPNFPNVPNVPNFPNFPKFPNSTLNDLINDSYNY, encoded by the coding sequence atgaataacgAAATGAAAATAGGAAAAGAAGAATTAGTGGAATGGGTAAAGaatgttttaaaaagaaaaaattttaattttaacgatttaaaaaatggtgatatttatttagaactttttgaatatatatggCCACATgctatgaaaaaatataaaggtTGCATTTTTGTTAATCCTATAAATGAtatagacaaaaaaaaaaattggaatgtaataaaaacaattttaaataatgtaaatattgatattaattttataaattatgatgaaatatgtaaaaatagtTTTATAGAATGTTACCAatcattaattatattatattttttatattctctTGTTAAAAATAAGGAATGTAATTTTACTTTAGCATATCCCATAAATAAAGAACTAACTAATTTTATGTCAAATGAAAAACCATTAAATTGCTTAGTAAATTGTAAAAGTGTAAAACTATCAGAATGtgtcataaaaaataaacaatattcTCAAATAGATAACATGgtagataataaaatagataaTCTTTATACGAATCACATTAATTGTATTAAtgaattaaattttaaaaataaaaaaacagaaaaaaatatcttagattcaaatatatttccaaaaaattatataaataataaaagccAAATTAATTCTAGTTCGATTATTAATGATGATTTTATGTATTCTCAAAATACTGAATCGCCAAAATCTTTTTATTCacaaaaattcaaaaaaaaaaaaaaaaaaaatgacaattATACAATTgagaacaaaataaaagaaaaatgtgTAACAGAATTAGATGAAAATTATTCTTTGCATAAAactaaacaaaataataaatataataaaaatttatttttttataattctttaaaaaattttgaaaaaaatagtgattatataaaaagtaGTACAGTTTCAAATGTTTCTAGTTCTAGCGAAAAGAGTGAATCCATTTCAGAAAAAAGTGCAAACAATCATATAAAGACAAAAAGCAGTTTATTATtagacaaaatatattacaacgaaaaaaaagaaaatgaaaaaaaaataaatcctttacataatttttatgatagaGAAAAAATTCCTAAAAGcaacttttttaaatattttaatattgaggaaaatataaatgaagagaataaaaatgacgagaataaaaatgacgagaataaaaatgaagagaataaaaatgaagagaataaaaatgaagagaataaaaataataatttgattTTACAAGAATTAGAACCACCTTTCCAAACATCTACAGAATCATCAAAGTTTTCAAGCATAAGTAAtgtagaaaaagaaaaaaaaaaaaattataaaattgatgCTTCATCACAAACcaatgaaaatgatattttagatatttttctaaacattaatgaaatgaataattttgaaaatatatggacaaaaaataataaaaataaaaatcaaaatcaaaatcaaaataataatgatggggaaaaaataaaatcggattattttatagaatatctaaaaagacaaataaaaatatacaaaaaggaattagatataaaaataaatgaattagaattagaaaaaaaaattcatgaaaaaaaaattaaagatatTAATGAAACACATAATGtagatttattaaatttgaaagaaaaatataataatgaaattttatatttaaaaaatgaaaatattgaaaatcttatttccataaaaaaaaaatatgaacgtAAATTAAATAACATAGAAGATGATTTACTTTTAGATCTAGATGTTCTAATTTTTGAAAATCATAATGTTATAGATACatttgaaaattataaaaataatgaaccAAAGACAAGAATTAATAAACAATTAAACGGGTTCTACATGCATTCCGATGCAGAAAATAGTTTCGATTCGGAAAACTTTGAGCCGAGTGGCAATAAAAATGGAGATAAAAATGGAGATAccaaaattatgaacaataACATTGCAGAGGTAAACAGAAATATTCAATTAtccattaaaaaaataaaaaatttagttttggaaaaaaataaagaaaatagggaaaataacgaatatataaataataaaattgtaaatcttaaaaatataataaaaaataataatttagaaaagataaaaaattatgataatttagaacaaaataaaaaaatatttcaacagcttttaaaatatatcgaAGATATAATCACAAAAAATGAAgttatattttctaataCAGATAATGAAGAATCGTGTTtaaagaaaattaaaaatgctatatataatataataaaaaataaaaaatatgaaataaaaaatgatgaaatatgTAAACTGTTAGATAAAAGTCATATAACACGTcttattattcatataatatattttttggctaaagaacatataaaaacacaaaatataaaattgaatataataaaaaatatatctttaaaaGATTATAcaaatgatgaaataaatatagataaaaaaataaaaatatttgaaacagtagaaaaagaaaaagataatattttcaattcagaacaaataaatatccAAAATAGAGATACTACTATAATACCAAGTaatgaaataattaaatatgaaaaagaaattgaaaaatatgaaaaaataaaaaatttagaaaaaaaaaataaaaaattattatctattaatgaatattataaaaaaaagttagaACACACTGAAATATGGAAAAAGTCTATcggaaattttaaaaaaaaaatcagccatgaaaataatgattcTATTGTAGAACCACCAAATGGGCAAAGTGGGAAAAGTGGACAAAGTGAATTAAATGGAAGCGGTGGAAGCGGTGGAAGCGGTGGAAACGGGCCTAATTGCTTAGACTCGATAAGACCCAATTTTGCAGAGTTtccaaaattttatttaaaaatatttgaagAGGAAAATGAGAATGATGCAGAATTAATGTTTCTCTTAAAAAAGTTAGATAGATGTGATAATGAACCAGACGAATTTAAAATCTTTGGTGAAGACACAACCGAAAtgtacaaaaaaattaataaattagatGAAGgaagaaatgaaatatttgatactgataatatttttttaaagaaaaacaaaatagaGACAGAAAAAATAACTGGAACTGATCATGTGTCGGTTGGCAATGCATCGGGCGACAATGCATCGGTTGGAAATGCATCGGGTGACAATGGATGGTTATTAGATTGCAAAAATAAGAATtctgaaaaaataaaaaaaaaactaacttatttattttggaaAATGCTAggagatatatataaatatagaaacATTATTCGAGAAGCATTTAattatgttaataatttaaacaaacaatttaatgattatattttagaaaatgatgaaagaTTTAAAACCTCaaatacatattttgaaatttttaatcaaaaaaatataaatttttacttatcagataaatataaattaagaaaaaaaataggaatagaaaaattaaatgcaaatatttataaaaacaaatatatagatatactaaataaatatcaacaagaaaaaaataaatatatttttctaactAATAGTTGTCATGAAAATGaaagtataaaatataaatatacaattaaTCAATTGAAAGatgtttattttaatttaaaaaaatatcaaataaGAGAAACAAAATGGAATCAATTAACTAAATTGCTGGCGACACAAATTAATGCACCTTCCACTCGGATCGAACAAATGATTAAAGATGTTTGGATTGAAATATTGGCAACAAATAATTTGGAAAATGAAATAGACAATGATGTAGAtgagatatatataaacaaaaaaacgaaaaatataaaaaataagataTCAAATTATACTTTGGTAAAAAAACAAACTACCTATCAAAATTTACAACACATAGAgcaaaaacaaaatgaaaaaaataacgaCACTTATTTGATTTCGCTACTTGAAAATACAACACAAAAAATGAGCATACTAAAAGATAGAGATGttcaaaaaaaagataaaataaaaacaacaaAATTAGTTAAAATACCtgaaaaaattacaaataataataaagatggtttaaaaaatgaagagaataataaaaaaaaatcatttttaaaaatagacAATTATAATGACCAAttgaattattataaatatgactTTAACACATGTTTacacaaaattaaaaataataaaatttgtgaATCATATTCTGAAAGTGAACAAGATGATTCAGAAATATATAACGATATAAACTTGCCTAACTTGGAACAATCCTTAGATGATGATTCTCAAAATAAAAACCAATTTAttgaaaatggaaaattagatatttataataatgaggATAATATTAACGAATCAAATGATGATTTGGTTAGCTtgaatgaagaaaaaaaaaaaaaaaaaaaaaatataatttttttactaagTAAAATGGCAAAGGAATCATGTATTAtgtttcaaaatattttaaaaataaaagaagaagaattaaaagaaaaagaagaaaaaataatatatttagaacAAGAAATTTTGGAACTAAAAcaacaaaatattaatgaacaaaataattttcaacATTTAGAAGATGAAcaaacaaattttaaaaaccAACTTAgcttattaaaaaatagtataaaatatttaaatgatcaaattttacttttaaataaagaaaaattacATCTACAAATTAGTTGTTTAGAAAAAGAGAAAGAATTAgaatttattatatcaaattataagaatacatttaataaaattaaggaaaatatacaaaattatcctcttattatatatttattggaaaatttagataaaataaataactcacaaaataaattaaaagatgTCAAATCTCAAGAGATTAAAGATATTGCAGATGAAGAAGATGTGCAATCTTTTTTTCAAAcagaacaaaatgaaaataaagagaCAGATAATATTCGAAATAAATTTGAGTGTCTAAATAGTATTGAAGAGAAAGAAATGAATTCAgataaagtaaaaaataacacAAAAGATTCTAAAATTTTAGTtgattttcaaaattttcaaaattttcaaaattttcaaaatattccCAACTTTCCCAACGTTCCCAACGTTCCCAACTTTCCCAACTTTCCCAAATTTCCAAACTCTACTTTAAATGACTTAATTAACGATTCCTATAATTACTAA
- a CDS encoding ABC transporter B family member 2, putative translates to MDVSNYEYVRHLWINNELKKKKQNKNFVIYHIIDLIILIATFFGCYNFNIYYSYQNENGKFYNFCNTLVDMIALGCIRIFYTIVSVIINSRIYNLEPLKKMHKFGNNFIGVFIIIMCLKMINFNYFMDMNTNQNNLKDLYVIIFKAVLITYNLISTIYYYFFHRYVYIINKKNIIAKIELKKILLKGVENSEDIILDIHCDKNMLKYNSVFSQNNEMNTTCSNNDIELNHENKQLESNKKGQEMLEGNDMPYTKLNDYDDLGKKWEGKKSEGKTFESKTFESKIFERTISIDELEIDKSIKDDLIKNNIKLSISSNYSYKKNNSKIKKKSKDGNSSTSFDETNDRETESLKNIAFLENSFEYTEFKNILLPYLWPSRRIDLKGNSLILRTYVLLIFILIIVSKAFSVISPIYLGLASTEVLNKKYYNSIYYLGIYSSFFFLSKFLKEISGVLYSHVKQSAFIELQESIFHKFHNLSYEWFSNKNAGGIMRIVDRGTESTNNLMNSFIVYIIPAVIEGVVTCIIFIFKYKNRLLGSILILGLTIYIYATIKITKWRKKIRTKVNKMDNLYHGIAHDSLDNYENVKYFNNENFEIKKFCGALSNFNRYNIQILNSLGILNIVQQFILNATLFFTLFCVINMIIYDGEDSGIFISVVVYISNVFAPLTILGTLYSTIVKSYTDIYDLTEALKDKIPVTDDKDLESFSLTSHEKKFGVNIEFSDVNFSYPKQTNHRTLKSINFFIPSGTTCALVGHTGSGKSTIAKLLYRFYDAEGDIKIGGKNVNKYNRNSIRSIIGIVPQDTILFNETIKYNILYGKLDATDEEVIKATKSAQLYDFIEALPKKWDTIVGNKGMKLSGGERQRIAIARCLLKDPKIVIFDEATSSLDSKTEYLFQKAVEDLRKNRTLIIIAHRLSTISSAESIILLNKGKIVEKGTHKDLLKLNGEYAEMWNMQSGGNDI, encoded by the coding sequence atggaTGTATCGAACTATGAATACGTGAGGCATCTTTGGATTAACAAtgaactaaaaaaaaaaaaacaaaataaaaattttgtaatatatcatataataGATTTAATTATTCTTATAGCGACATTTTTTggatgttataattttaatatatattattcttatcaaaatgaaaatggaaagttttataatttttgtaacACATTAGTTGACATGATTGCTTTAGGGTGTATAAGAATATTTTACACAATAGTTTCGGTAATTATTAATTctagaatatataatttagaaccattgaaaaaaatgcataaatttggaaataattttattggagtatttattattataatgtgTTTAAAGATGATTaattttaactattttatgGATATGAATACAAATCAGAATAATCTTAAAGATTTATATGTAATCATTTTTAAAGCTGTGTTAATAACATATAACCTTATTTCaactatttattattattttttccatagatatgtatatattattaataaaaaaaatataattgctaaaatagaattaaaaaaaatactattaaAGGGTGTGGAAAATAGTGAAGACATTATATTAGATATACATTGTGATAAAAACATGCTTAAATATAATTCAGTTTTTTcacaaaataatgaaatgaaTACGACATGTAGTAATAACGATATAGAATTAAACcatgaaaataaacaattagaaagtaataaaaaagggCAAGAGATGTTAGAAGGTAATGATATGccatatacaaaattaaatgacTATGATGATTTAGGTAAAAAATGGGAGGGTAAAAAGAGTGAAGGTAAAACGTTCGAAAGTAAAACGTTCGAAAGTAAAATCTTCGAAAGAACTATTTCAATTGACGAATTAGAGATAGACAAATCAATAAAAGatgatttaataaaaaataatataaaattatctatTAGTAGTAATtatagttataaaaaaaataatagcaaaataaaaaaaaaaagtaaagatGGAAATTCTAGCACATCATTTGATGAAACTAACGATAGAGAAACAgaatcattaaaaaatatcgCATTTTTAGAAAATAGTTTTGAATATactgaatttaaaaatattttattaccaTATTTATGGCCAAGTAGAAGAATAGATTTAAAAGGAAACAGTTTAATTTTACGAacatatgtattattaatatttattttaattattgttTCAAAAGCTTTTAGTGTTATATCACCAATTTATCTTGGTTTAGCATCAACTGaagtattaaataaaaaatattataattctatatattatttaggAATATATTcatcttttttctttttatcaaaatttttaaaagaaatttCGGGTGTATTATATTCACATGTAAAACAATCTGCGTTTATAGAGCTTCAAGAATCTATATTTCACAAATTTCATAATTTATCATATGAATGGTTTTCCAATAAAAATGCAGGAGGAATAATGAGGATAGTTGATAGAGGAACTGAAAGTACAAACAATTTGATGAATTCttttattgtttatataataCCAGCAGTAATAGAAGGTGTAGTAacatgtattatatttatatttaaatataaaaatcgttTATTAGGtagtatattaattttaggattaactatatatatatatgctacaataaaaataacaaaatggagaaaaaaaataagaaccAAAGTAAATAAAATGGATAATTTATATCATGGTATAGCTCATGATTCATTagataattatgaaaatgtaaaatattttaacaatgaaaattttgaaataaaaaaattttgtgGTGCATTATCTAATTTTAACAGATATAATATTCAAATTTTGAACAGTTTAGgaatattaaatattgttcaacaatttattttaaatgctacattattttttactttattttgtgtaattaatatgataatatatgatGGAGAAGATAGtggtatatttataagtGTTGTTGTTTATATTTCTAATGTGTTTGCTCCTTTAACTATTTTAGGAACATTATATTCTACTATTGTTAAATCTTATACAGATATATATGACTTAACAGAAGctttaaaagataaaataccGGTTACAGATGATAAAGATTTAGAATCTTTTTCTCTTACATctcatgaaaaaaaatttggtGTAAATATCGAATTTTCAGATGTAAATTTTAGTTATCCAAAACAAACAAATCATAGAACGTTAAAatctataaatttttttattccatcTGGTACAACCTGTGCATTAGTTGGACATACGGGTTCAGGAAAATCAACCAttgcaaaattattatatcgTTTTTATGATGCTGAAGGAGATATTAAAATAGGAGGTAAAAAtgttaacaaatataatcGAAATTCTATTCGAAGTATTATTGGTATTGTACCTCAAGatacaatattatttaatgaaacaataaaatataatatattatatggtAAATTAGATGCAACAGATGAGGAAGTAATTAAAGCTACAAAATCAGCTCAGTTATATGATTTTATAGAAGCACTTCCGAAAAAATGGGATACAATTGTTGGAAATAAAGGTATGAAATTATCAGGTGGTGAAAGACAAAGAATTGCTATTGCTAGATGTTTATTAAAAGATCctaaaattgttatttttgatGAAGCTACAAGTTCTTTAGATTCTAAAAcagaatatttatttcaaaaaGCTGTTGAAgatttaagaaaaaatagaACTCTCATAATTATTGCTCATAGACTCAGTACTATATCTTCAGCAGAATCAattattttactaaataaaggAAAAATTGTAGAAAAGGGAACTCATAAAGATTTACTTAAACTTAATGGTGAGTATGCAGAAATGTGGAATATGCAATCTGGCGGTAACGACATTTAA